The nucleotide window AGTTCCTGGAGGATTTTCATAAACATCATCCGGTTGGGCTGAAAAAGAACCCAAGGATTAGAACAAAATGGGAGCTTCCCCCTCGTGGCCGGCTGAAAATTAATGTGGATGGTAGCTACAGATCAGagtttggggatggtggtgTGGGTATTGTGGTACGTGATGAGTTTGGTACTTGTATTGCAGCGATGGCTCGTTATTTCCCTCATGTCCTTTCTGCTACGCACATGGAAGCAGAGGCTTGTAGGGCTGGACTTCTTTTGGCTATTCACCAATATTGGGGTGCCATTGACCTAGAGAGTGATTGCTCGCTTGTGGTTGCTGCGTTACAACAAACTATGGAAGATCGATCTGAATTAGGGCGCATTATCGATGACTGTAAGTCGTATTTGACATCTTTACACTCTGTTCAGATTAGGCATATCTTCCgagaagcaaatggtgtagccAATAGATTGGCGCATCTTGCTAGTCTTAATTATATagatgatgtttggttagatggGTCTCCTGTGATTATCCAGGATGTACTCTATGAAGATTTATGTACTGGTGCTAGAGGtcaaggttttatgtccccctctATGCCCAACcctaatattaatataataagtcaggcgtggggatgagcctcccagcttggctgggttccaaacccctttcaaaaaaaaaaaaaaaaattataattagcTAGTTAGTTTGGTACGTACCTGATGCCATGGCTAGGGCCCTCAATTCTCATCGACCCCTTTCCCTATTCCCATCGATCTCTTCtatcctttttctttctctaattGCTCTAAAATATCCTAGATTAGTTCTCTCCCACTTCAagtcttcattcttcaatcaGTGATTTAGAGGCAAAATGAAGCTCATCAGTAATCCCTACACCCTAGTCATGACTCAGGTATGATTAATTGATTTGTACCCACATATAAATAAATGTTTCTCTAGTATAGTCCTCCtaatgatttgatttgtttttcaaattgcAAAGGCCTAGCAATCTTCTGGAAATTGAGAAATGTAAATCAAGGATTGGAGAGGTCAAGGAGTGAGGAAACTCAAGAGTCTCATGCTATACTTTAAGTCTTTGTTCTTCAGAGAATCAGGTTTCTCATAACACATTGATTTGCTTGGATTGTCTGGTGATGCTGTGTTAAAATTTAGAAGCATGCAGATCAAATGGACTAGCTTTGAAAATTCAATTGTGATAAACTAATTGATGATTTTGCAGCTAGAAGAATGTGTTATTTTGAGAGTTTTATGTTAGatctttttgtaatttttttttttgctgcaaAATTTTCATTTGTATTGAATATTTGGCCTCTTTTGTAGGCTCATCTAATGCGGTATAATTGATTAGACATTGTTGGATATTGTCAGTTGTTCAAATATAAGTTTCAATTATAAATTTGATGAGATTTCGATAATTTTGTCTTCCTAAATTTTCATACGAGACTACAACTTAGAGGGCTGCATTTTAAACTTTCGCACAGGGCCTCCGAAAAGTTTAAGACGGCTCTGCTACCTACTGTTTTGAGTCTCGAGGAATTAAGATCGAATCCACATAATTGGAACGCTGCCAGTAGATTGCATTCAGCTATTCTATGTGATCATATCATGATCTCAAACATATAACGTACTTGTTTTGTTTAAGATCTTCACTACAACAAATATGCATGGTTCTGCTCACCATTTGTTTTCTCTACCAATATTTAAGAAACAATGTGAGTATTGGTATGTTCGTTTAGGACTTTAGGTAGCTCACCTAGTTTTTTGAAGTTGGGATTATGCTTTTGTTTCTTGCCTTCACGTTTGGGTTGTGGATGAGCCGAATTGGCTGTCCTATTCCTTATTCCTTATACCTGATATTGTACGTACTATCCTTgtggaaaagaaggaaaaataaagaaaggggaagtgaaatccacactccctAATTTGTGATTCACACTCCCTCTTTCATTCTTTGGTCAAAATtcttataaaaagacaaaatttaagttagtaAAGAATAATTAGTTaccaaaaaatgaaacatgAAGTGTGAATTGTAAAATTGAGAATATAAATTTTACATCGAGCAAAATAAATTGGGTGCCTACAATACTATTCTGCCCATGAATTTTTGGATCTCTCACTAACGTCCACGGTTTGTACTCCACTACTAAAGTCCAGGTTCTTGTGCCTCAAGTTTCGAGCTTGGTCTAATCCGCAATGAGTTCTTGTGCCTCGTCTAGTGTCCAAGCTTGGTTTAATCCACAATTGATAATATTATTTActttattcaaattcttcattgAATACGGTATTAATCAATTtgacaaaagaaatacattatgGTAGACTCAGAAATATTTAAAcatcaataatatatatatatatatatatatatatatacacggagcggttccaaagaggacgtccgcactattgttaaagtgcggacgtcgacgctGCAGCTCTGCTCGGGGCGCGACGGAGCGGCGGAGCTTGCCGGACTGACGCCAGGGGTCGGACGGACGGGTCTAcagtcggtggagtcgccggcgacgtggttgcagccttgcccagaaacctgcagttgcaggtgagctcgctgcccagaaacctgcaactccgacctcctccgacctcgaacgctgcccagaaccgtccGCCAAGCCTCCGGCCTCCGTCCGCCAAGCCCCGAGCCGCCGTCGCCGCCTGGAACACCGCCGCTGAGTCGCTGTCCGCACTTTAgcaaagtgcggacgtccgcttcagaacccgcctgtatatatatatatatatatatatatatacggagcggttccaaagaggacgtccgcactattgttaaagtgcggacgtcgacgctGCAGCTCTGCTCGGGGCGCGACGGAGCGGCGGAGCTTGCCGGACTGACACCAGGGGTCGGACGGACGGGTCTAcagtcggtggagtcgccggcgacgtggttgcagccttgcccagaaacctgcaactccgacctcctccgacctcgaacgctgcccagaaccgtccGCCAAGCCTCCGGCCTCCGTCCGCCAAGCCCCGAGCCGCCGTCGCCGCCTGGAACACCGCCGCTGagtcgccgtccgcactttagcaaagtgcggacgtccgcttcagaacccgcctgtatatatatatatatatatagggccatTTAGacctacttttcgatcacatattcacatcttaaccgtttagtttttaggtatatatgagtagatcatctctacaaattttcagccaaattgataatcattaaggcattcgttacttcaatttacaattatgaacacgaacggttcaggttggacagattcggttcattCATTGGTTTAATTTAGTTCGATActttaacgataatcaatttggctgaaaatttgcagaattaATTTATACATTATGATCTAAAagttgaacggtcgagatgccgaAATACAATCGCAAAATGGGTCCCACAAGGAATCCTTAATGGAAGGGTCCTcgtatatatattttcattgtgagaaaaaataattaaaaataatatgttCTTTGATTACTATAATCGAGATATgtacctaagtaagagatataagtttatgaattagatttcttctATTGTAGGTATAAATAATTGAGATATATACAAAGTAAGAGATATACGGATTTACTTGCTTCTATTGTAGGTATACCATAAGTAAGAGATACATACCTAAGTAAGATATATATGTTTACGTAATGTTCTCCAATTACTATAATTGAGATATgtacctaagtaagagatataaatTTACAGATTAGTTTTCTTCAATATTGTATGCATAAATAATCGAGATGCATATGGTGGAGAAATTAAAAACTACCTATATATGAGGTATACTGAAATGCTGAATCTTTGAGCTCTTAatacatctactacaaaaattacGTAATGTTTACCTTAGAATAAGGTCACAATAGTGGTTTGTTAACcaacaatacacacacacacacacgttcCTTTCTAGGTTAAAGGTAAGTTAAGAAGGAaatgtaaaaaacaaaaaaaatgaagaagaagaatagctacCATCCATGGAATGATTTACACCAAAAAGATCACAATTGTATTGGGCATTTGGGCTGACAAGAAAATACCTTGACCATAGAGCCATGACCATAGAAGCTTTGGAGTTGAAGAAAAACATTATCAAAAAATAGCTTTAGAAAGATTCTTAACTTATAGAAGATATCTTTTAAATTAGAATAATTTTAGTGATGATTTACATTAAATATGGTATTCAAtgtcatatcaattccataatttTATACCGGATCAATAAGAATAATTTAAGAAAGATATATACAtcaaatatgatattaaatTACGAATCAAAATGCTAATTTTAATCCTATTAATTCTTGCCTTTTATGTTCAAAGACATTCAATAAGGGCATATTAGttatgtaaaaaagaaaaattaatgaggATTGAGTTAGCAAGatggaaaaggaaataaatccGAGGTGGCAACTGAGTCATCGGACCGCAATTAACCAGAAAAATTGATGCGGACTACAATCAATATGGGATTTTGGACATTAATCTAATTAACTCTAATAAGAAGAACAAAATTGAAGGTTGAGACTTAGAAAGAATGGCGCAACTAATGATAAAAAGTTTACATTACATTCCTAGTCATCTGCATTAACTTCGATCAGTCAGTGATGCTTATAATAGGACGTTTAATTCCCATACTGCAGTGGTGTGTTCAAAAGAACAGAAGAAATTGACTAGGTAGAaagttaaaaaagaagaagattgtaCCAAGTTAGTCTTTACAACTTCCACCTGAAAGCTAATTATGTGATCGATATTGAAATATCTTTCAATCACAAAGCAATGGGTATCGGCACAAAGGACACTTGTGATCGGTCTCGAGCCACCAGAGAATGCAATGTCCATGAAAAATGTGTAAGCATGGGAAGCGAGTAGCTATTAGACCATCCTCATCAAAGTCGTCCATACCACTTATCAACTTGCACTCTCTCCAACCCCTCAATGGCTGATTTAGTTGCAGGATTAGGCCTAGGCTTTCCTAATAATTCCTCCTCGGCTAATTCCCTTGCAACCCTAGCATCGATTTCGTCTGTGATGGGACGATCAATTCCAACACGTCTAATCCTGAAAAGCCATCGATCAAAGGCGCTAAGATCGAACAATTCCAAAGTCTCATCGTAGATGTCCGCATTAATAAAAGCACCACCCCACCATCAGCATTTTTAGTAGCAACCATCTCAAATATTTTGGCAACAATGGGTGGCTGCTCATGCCGCGGAACACTCATGCTTCTAAGAACTTGGGTGATCATAGTTGGCCGCAGCTCGCAACGACTAGGAATTATTAGTAATTGCGGCTCAGTTTCGAGGTATAGATTTGTCCAGCATCAATAGATGTGCGTGGAACTTCACCGACCTCCCGCAATAAACCATCTTGGTTTGACTTGTAGAGATTGAATTGGATCTGAAGCATAGATGATGGTGCTGGAGTGCATCTTATTGACTCAATTTCAGTATAATAAGAATGCTGGTATACGTTCACCGAAGGATTAGTGCCGTCGGGTTCATAGGAAAACTGATCTGCATCATCGTGAGGCATTGGATTTCGGCACAAAGGACACCTATGATCCGTCTCCAGCCACCGGAAAATGTAATTTCCATGAAAAATGTGTAAGCAGGGCAAGCGAATAGCTATAACACCTTTCTCAAATACGTCCATGCAAATACCACATGATCTATCAAGTCTCACTTTCTCCAACTCATTCTCCATGACTGACCTGGTTGCAGGCTTAGGCTTAGGCTCAGGCTCAGGCTCAGTCACATCATATATGTCAACATGGATAAAATTAGCGTCCTTAGGCATTGCAGTAAGCTTATTGAATATTTTGGTAACAGTAGTTCGATGAGGCATAAGCTTATTCCTTGCAGAATAAGGCGTTGAAATATAGAATATAGGTTTGAGAAACCAAGAGAGCGAGCCCATGCCGCAAAAGTTCACATCAGTTTCAGGAGCTGGGTGGAGGGCTGAAGAAGTGAGCATTAGCTCTGAAGATTGGTGCAGAGCTAGCAATTGATGGTGATGCCCACcaggtgtttgatgaaatgtgtcaacacaaatacaaaaAATAACCACCCACACACAAGGGTTTTTCCATTTTGTGTGGGAAAACCTTCAAAAACCTTGCAGTATTATCCTCTCAGTATTCAAACAAGGTAACCATGTTAATTAATGTCCACATTAAAGCTGTGGGAGATTTCGATACTCCAAATTCTAGTTGGTGATGTCATTTCCTTGGAGACTGCAGAAAGAAATTCCAGCTGATACGGAATAAACCATGTTATTTGAAATTGTAATTGGTTATGATGCCATGCTTCATTTTGTTACTAGTTCATGCATGAAGCATGATAGAGGTGACTGACAATAGCCGGAACTTGTTCTTGCTTTTCTGTATCTAAAATTGCTGATGCATATTCTAGGATGCATGCTACATTGGACGGTGGAAACCAATTGTGATACCAGTGAACCTCATTTCATGTCGTCAACAAACTAGTCTCATGGATAGGTTGATGCAGGTTTCAGAGATGCTTTCTAGTTCTCAAGGTCTTGTTAGTTTGTTGGATACTAAACATAATTGCTGGAAATACAAAAGATGGGAAAGGAAATAACGAGCATAATTTCAGCAAGACAATGGTGATGACATGGTACACCTCCTGGTTGGGTTGTAGCAGTTAATTTGCTGTGGTAGTAAAGCCCGAAGTTCCGCGAGAGAGATATCGGTTGTGACTCTTACTCTTGCTTTTTCCATGAGAGTAATGGGGGCTGATAGCAACAATCTGCTGTCAGACTATGGGCTCAACCACAACAACTATACCAATGAAATAGGCGCAAGTGGTAGTCTATACAAGGTCTAGCTTGGATTCATCAGAAATTGAAATCTCAGCAGTCCCGCTGAGAAAATGGTGAAGAATTGCAGCATTCTCCATGTAAGGCCTATTTAAAGAAGAGATGATGTGGAATTATGATGAAGAGGAAGGCAGACAAGTTCATTTAAAAGTAACTGCACAGATGATACTTATAATGTTCACGAGTTACAGTAATGCTGCTAGGCTTGGTAAAGATCTGGATGACAATGAATATTGAAACTTGAGCAGATTGTTCAAGGTATAGCAGTCATGTAAAGATGAAACAGGAGGGAAGAAAGCAGTTTGAAGACATGATCACTGGGAACAATGTTTAAACTCAAACCCGTTTGGCTCCAAATGTGGGACATTCCAGGCTCTTAGGGAACACTTGGTACAAGAGTGAAAGAATGCCTGCAATTTCGGAAACACCACAAAACAAAATGGAGAAGGTTGGAAAAATGTGAAATGGGAGTACCCTCTACATTTGACAAGCTTCTAATGCTGCAATGCTCAAGTGTGTATAATGACATCCTTAAGTTCACCAAATGTTCCTGCCAAAATAATGTGAAGGTTGGAAGAAGTGTGTATAATGATATCCTTAAGTTCATCCAAATGTTCCTGCCAAAATAAATGTTGCTGCTATTGCCATCAACATAGTTGCAGCCGTTTCAGCAGGTATACTGCTCAAACTATAAGTTGTCTGATTGGTTAATTGATCCAATTTCGTTTGCctatatagtttttattttcagtaCAATCATATTTGCTATGATTTACAGTCATATTATTGCATTTGAGTTCAAAATAACATCTCTTTCAATTAGCTACCAAAGTGTAATTTGTTTATCTAATAAAAGGTTGTTAAAGCAGTCATGGTCATTAATAAACTATAGTTTACTATGTTTTGGTCTCTGTTTTCTTTTGGTACATCTAATCAAATTCCCATTGCTTAAagatattcaatatattaacAAACTACTGAACAACTTAAATGTACCATATAAGTTTACATTACATCGTTCTACAATACAAATGGTTGTCTATTGATACTAAAACATTAATAAGAAATTATTTaataaaagaatgaaaataaTATCATCTGTTAAGAGCTATACAAAAACTATCCAACACTGCATGATGGTTATCCGGCTAGTTTATTTCAAACAGAACgcttattttttcttcatcttcagataGCTGAATATGGGTTTCTCTGGAACAGGTATACACTTGATTAGCCAACCAATTGGCCAAGAGATGACTGCAATCCCAATGCATACACCCCATTGTCCCCAATTCAACCTCTCTGTATCTGCAAATTTCTTGAGAACCTCCACCATCACAACCTGAAGAACAATTGTCACCGCAATGATCCCCATAAACAACTTGTTGGTGTGTATTCCCTTGAAGACATTCTTCTTCTCTAGCTTTCTTGCATTGAACTCATTAAAGATCTGGCATAGCACAAAAGTGTTGAAGATCAATGTGTCCTTTACCTTATCACTGACACCGAAGATTGCTTTGCCTCTGAATTGTAAGATCAAGAGAACAGTTATCTGGTACAGTGCTTGAGGCAAGAGGTTCCTCCACATGATGTTTGTGATGAGAGGCGCTGTCCTTCCCACTGGTGGCTGCTCCATAAGTTCTCTTGTTGGTTTTTCGGTGGCTAGAGCAAGAGCTCCAAGTGTGTCCATGATCAAGTTCACCCACAATAACTGAACTGCTGTTAATGGGACTTGACCTGCTGAAACTGCTGCTACAAAGTTGATCACGAGAGCTGCAACATTGACAGTGAGCTGGAATTGGATGAACTTCTGGATATTATTGTACACGCATCTTCCCCACATCAAAACTGTAGCAACTGAAGCAAAGTTATCATCCATGATCACAATATCCGAGCTTTCTTTAGCCACTTCTGTTCCTTGAATCCCCATAGAAAGTCCTATAtcagcttctttcaatgccagTGCATCATTGGTGCCGTCACCGGTAACTGCAACTACATGACCTTTCTGTTTCAAGCATTGCACCATTAGAAGCTTATCAAAAGGAGAAGACCTTGCCATCACACAAATTTTGTCAACTTTCTTCAGTCTCTCTTCTGGCGTGTAGTTGCGGAATTCCACACCTTCAATAACTGCTCCAAACATGTCCTGACTAGCCCCGAGTATCCCACATTCAGTAGCTATGGCTTTTGCGGTGAAAATATTGTCGCCAGTAATCATTTTGACATTCACCCCTGCatattgacattcttcaactgCTTTCTTCACACCTGGACGGCATGGATCCTTAAGACCCACAAGTCCCAATAGGGTTAATCCATCTTCCTTTAGCACAAATTTCTGGTCTGCATTTAGTCGCTCTTCTGCTGGAACTTGTTTATGTGCAAACGCTATGCATCTGAGGCTGCTAGCTGCCATACCTTGAATAATATGCTCAAACTTCCTTTTTTCATTCTCTTCCATATCCTTAACAAGTCCAGACGCATTGTAGTAACTTGTGCACATTGCTAGTATCATCTCTGCTGCTCCTTTCCAGTGTACATGGCTGGAGTTATCTGCCTTTCTCTTCACCAGAACTccactttgtttcttcttcgaaTTAAAGGCTTCGACGTGGAGAATGCTACAAGTCTTCATCACTTCCTCCATATCCATCTTTGACCCATGTACCGCCCATGAAAGAATGGCTTTTTCAGTTGGACTGCCAGAGATCTCAACTTCGGAATCCAAGCTAGGCCTGTACACACTACCAGTTGTATTGAGAGCAACCCCTTCTTGGATCAAGTCGAGAACATAAGGAGAAATAGATGAATAAGCTTCTTCTTCCACAGATTTCTTCCCCAACCAAAACTTAGTCACCTTCATCTGGTTCATGGTCAGAGTACCTGTTTTGTCGGTACAAATTGTTGTAGCAGATCCCATCGTCTCACAAGCAGAGAGCTTCCGCACCATTGCGTTATCGACCATCATTCTCTTCATGGAATAAGCAAGAGTGAGAGTCACAGCTAATGGTAGACCTTCTGGAATTGCCACCACAACAATTGTAACGGCAGCTGCTACAATCCCAATGACGGCATTTATTATGTCATCAGATTTTGTCTTGCTGCCATTGTACTCTCTGTTTCCATTCTCATTCTCTGTATTCCCTGTGAAGTATCGGACCAACATGACTAcaagaacaaagaaagcaacTGCCAGACCAACTTTACCTATGGACGAAGTTAGATTGTCTAAACGTGCTTGCAGAGGTGTCTTTTCATTGTTGTCTTGGCTGATTTGGCTCATCATTTCACCCCAGTTCGTGTTCATCCCTACTGATGTGACAAGCATCCGGCCATAACCATCAGCGATTTTAGTCCCAGAGAACAAGAAAGGATTCTCAGTGACACTTACCTCAACATGGTCGCTCTCCCCTGTCATGCTTGATTCATCTACTGATAAAGAATGGCCATCTAGAAGCAATCCATCTGCTGGTACTTGATCTCCAATCTTCAAGCAGATGACATCACCagccacaatttcaaatattgaaaTCTTTTGGCGCCTTCCATTTCTCACGACCTCAATTTGGAGATTGCTACTGACCTTGGACAGTCTGTCAAATTGTCTGCTCTGTCTGTAGTTGCTAATGGCTGAAACAGAAATGACCAGAATGACCGCAAGACAAATGCTTCCACCATCAATCCAACCTTCTTTTAATCCATGCTCTTTGATACCAAAACCAAGAGAGAGCGCAGCACAACCTAAAAGAATGAGAATTGTGAGGTCTTTGAAGGCTTCCCACACAAAATGAAGGAATCCTTGCTTTGGCGGTTTCTTGTATGTGTTGGAACCAAATGCTTCATGCCTGCGTGCAATGTCTTCAGCATCATCACCATTGATTCCATGCTCTGCATCAGTTTTGAGAGCTGATGCTACTTCTTCAACCCCTCCAAGCTCCAAGAGCTCCTTGAGATTTTTCTCCTTCACAAGGTCAGTGAAGCTTTTTTGGTCCGCTTTGAATCCATTAATGGCTGGGACCATGACTGGCTCGACTCTAACAACGGAGTAAGAGTGTGCGCGAGATATGAATGTAGAGTTGGTATGTTTGGGAAGAGTAGAAGGTCGTAAAGAGAGGAAGGCTCTAGAGCAATAGATGGTAATGAAAGCAGAATGCCATTTTCTTTTGCTTATGCCAAGACTACTTCTCGGAACATCAAGAATCAACCCAATATTGCTTCCCACTTTTTCATGCAGGGCACTGAAGGTTGGCCTACTCATGCTCTAACTGCAAGGTGTATTAGAGAAACTATTGGGATTCAATCGATTGCCAGCAAAGAACTATTGACAAGTCGAAGATGTGTTGTGTAACAATGAGTTGAGAATGCTGAAGTTTGCAAAAGGATATCTTGTCCGTAGTAAAGCTAATGTTTGTAATCACCTTGCATGCTAAAGCCCTACTTATAGTAAAGCTAATGTTTAATTACTTGGAATTTCCGCGGGTGCAGCATTTTCGAGGAAATTAAGCTGTGCAAGAAAGAAGATGGAGGAAGACAAGTAATCACAAATCAGTTGCCAATTGTGTACTGTGTGCTGGTTTCTCACTGTAGTCGGTTGCCGTAACTAGGAGTTTTATACATGAA belongs to Rosa chinensis cultivar Old Blush chromosome 4, RchiOBHm-V2, whole genome shotgun sequence and includes:
- the LOC112196009 gene encoding putative calcium-transporting ATPase 13, plasma membrane-type yields the protein MSRPTFSALHEKVGSNIGLILDVPRSSLGISKRKWHSAFITIYCSRAFLSLRPSTLPKHTNSTFISRAHSYSVVRVEPVMVPAINGFKADQKSFTDLVKEKNLKELLELGGVEEVASALKTDAEHGINGDDAEDIARRHEAFGSNTYKKPPKQGFLHFVWEAFKDLTILILLGCAALSLGFGIKEHGLKEGWIDGGSICLAVILVISVSAISNYRQSRQFDRLSKVSSNLQIEVVRNGRRQKISIFEIVAGDVICLKIGDQVPADGLLLDGHSLSVDESSMTGESDHVEVSVTENPFLFSGTKIADGYGRMLVTSVGMNTNWGEMMSQISQDNNEKTPLQARLDNLTSSIGKVGLAVAFFVLVVMLVRYFTGNTENENGNREYNGSKTKSDDIINAVIGIVAAAVTIVVVAIPEGLPLAVTLTLAYSMKRMMVDNAMVRKLSACETMGSATTICTDKTGTLTMNQMKVTKFWLGKKSVEEEAYSSISPYVLDLIQEGVALNTTGSVYRPSLDSEVEISGSPTEKAILSWAVHGSKMDMEEVMKTCSILHVEAFNSKKKQSGVLVKRKADNSSHVHWKGAAEMILAMCTSYYNASGLVKDMEENEKRKFEHIIQGMAASSLRCIAFAHKQVPAEERLNADQKFVLKEDGLTLLGLVGLKDPCRPGVKKAVEECQYAGVNVKMITGDNIFTAKAIATECGILGASQDMFGAVIEGVEFRNYTPEERLKKVDKICVMARSSPFDKLLMVQCLKQKGHVVAVTGDGTNDALALKEADIGLSMGIQGTEVAKESSDIVIMDDNFASVATVLMWGRCVYNNIQKFIQFQLTVNVAALVINFVAAVSAGQVPLTAVQLLWVNLIMDTLGALALATEKPTRELMEQPPVGRTAPLITNIMWRNLLPQALYQITVLLILQFRGKAIFGVSDKVKDTLIFNTFVLCQIFNEFNARKLEKKNVFKGIHTNKLFMGIIAVTIVLQVVMVEVLKKFADTERLNWGQWGVCIGIAVISWPIGWLIKCIPVPEKPIFSYLKMKKK